Below is a genomic region from Dechloromonas denitrificans.
GAAAACCGGTCGCAAGGATCGGGCACAACAAGCGCTCAACCTGGATCAGGAAACACGTTTCATCGAAACACCGAGGCGCAAGTCTTATCGTTTGCTGAATGAAAGCGAGCAGGAACTCTACCATCGCTTGCGCGAGGCCATGCCCAACATGACCATTTTCAGCCAGGTCGGTGTTGCCCAGCTAGCGCTGCTGCGTGGCCGGAAGGAAGCTCAGCGGCTGAGCGGCATGGCAGGTCGTGGTGTCGATTTCATCGTTTGCGGGGCTGATTTCTCGATTATCGCCGCCATCGAAATTTCCTGGCCCACCGCTGACGAGAGCGGCCAGATGGCTGAAGAAGAGAAGCGCGATGCCCTGCAAAGCCTGGGTATCCCGCTCATCGTCTTCCGCCCGAATAATCTGCCGGACGCCGACACGCTGAGTCGTGCAATCGCCGATGCCATCATTCGCCGCAATCGTCTCGAAGCCGAGCGCGAATAAGCGGATTATTTTCCGATGCAAAAACGGCTGAAAATGACCCCCAACAGGTCATCAGCCGTGAATTCACCGGTGATTTCACCGAGCGATTGCTGCGCCAGACGCAGTTCTTCGGCAAACAGTTCGAGAGCCGGCAAATATCCTTCGACAACATGGCGCGCTGCCGCAATGTGCTCCTGGGCCGAAGCCAGCGCCCGCAAATGCCGTTCACGAGCAATGAATACATCTTCAGCTTGATGCCAGCCTGCAATACGCAACAATTCCTGACGCAATAGCTCGATGCCGTCGCCAGAACGAGCCGAAAGGGAAATCGCTGTCGTGTCGGGTTCATCGTGGCGTTCAGCCAGAGCGCCGGACAAATCAATCTTGTTGTAGACCGTAACCCGCTTCAATCTTTCCGGCAGACGGGCCAGGATTTCACGGTCGGCATCGGTCACACCACTGCGGGCATCGA
It encodes:
- a CDS encoding DUF2726 domain-containing protein, which translates into the protein MDFFTIGMLVAALGLGLILLLRGKKDSGHTEPKISPVSQKTGRKDRAQQALNLDQETRFIETPRRKSYRLLNESEQELYHRLREAMPNMTIFSQVGVAQLALLRGRKEAQRLSGMAGRGVDFIVCGADFSIIAAIEISWPTADESGQMAEEEKRDALQSLGIPLIVFRPNNLPDADTLSRAIADAIIRRNRLEAERE